A window of the Streptomyces sp. NBC_00250 genome harbors these coding sequences:
- a CDS encoding BlaI/MecI/CopY family transcriptional regulator, whose product MPRPLGELEDAVMTRVWQWNRPVTVREVLEDLQQERSIAYTTVMTVMDNLHQKGWVRREVEGRAYRYTAVSTRAAYAAALMNESWAQSDNPAAALVAFFGMMSQDQREALNDAIRIVQRDNPLPAPPEEGAEGTGPQER is encoded by the coding sequence GTGCCCCGTCCTTTGGGAGAGCTCGAAGACGCCGTCATGACGCGCGTCTGGCAATGGAACCGTCCGGTGACCGTCCGGGAAGTTCTCGAGGACCTTCAGCAGGAACGGTCCATCGCCTACACCACCGTCATGACCGTCATGGACAATCTCCACCAGAAGGGCTGGGTCCGCAGAGAAGTCGAAGGCCGCGCCTATCGATATACGGCGGTCTCCACCCGCGCCGCATACGCGGCGGCCCTGATGAACGAGTCATGGGCCCAGAGCGACAACCCCGCCGCCGCGCTCGTCGCCTTCTTCGGCATGATGTCGCAGGATCAGCGCGAGGCCCTGAACGACGCCATCCGTATCGTCCAGCGCGACAACCCGCTTCCCGCCCCGCCCGAGGAGGGCGCCGAGGGAACCGGGCCCCAGGAGCGATAG
- a CDS encoding amino-acid N-acetyltransferase, with protein MSPSASPAASAASAKAVTVRRARTGDVAAVRRLVDPFVQRGILLDKATVTLYESIQEFWVAERDEDATVVGCGALHVMWEDLAEVRTLAVDPEFKGAGVGHQVLDKLLHTARWLGVRRVFCLTFEVDFFAKHGFVEIGETPVDGDVYSELLRSYDEGVAEFLGLERVKPNTLGNSRMLLHL; from the coding sequence ATGTCGCCGTCTGCCTCCCCGGCCGCTTCCGCGGCCTCCGCCAAAGCCGTCACCGTACGCAGGGCCCGCACCGGAGATGTCGCCGCGGTCCGCCGTCTCGTCGATCCGTTCGTTCAGCGCGGCATCCTGCTCGACAAGGCGACCGTCACCCTTTACGAGTCCATCCAGGAGTTCTGGGTGGCGGAACGCGACGAGGACGCCACCGTCGTCGGCTGCGGCGCTCTCCACGTCATGTGGGAAGACCTCGCGGAAGTCCGCACTCTCGCCGTCGATCCCGAGTTCAAGGGCGCCGGCGTCGGACATCAGGTGCTCGACAAGTTGTTGCACACCGCCCGATGGCTCGGGGTGCGGCGGGTATTCTGCCTGACCTTCGAAGTCGACTTCTTCGCGAAGCACGGCTTCGTCGAGATCGGCGAGACCCCGGTCGACGGAGATGTCTACAGCGAGCTCCTCCGTTCCTATGACGAGGGAGTAGCCGAGTTCCTCGGTCTCGAACGAGTGAAGCCGAACACCTTGGGCAACAGCCGGATGCTTCTGCACCTGTGA
- a CDS encoding trypco2 family protein produces MTDIDLADAIESVRDQLVDAATRAHGKPVAFEVGDIEMEFTIELRKEVKGGTKAKAWVVEAGADASRTRGDTHRVCFTLKPRNATTNGPWLVGNDDAGDTSDFGNTPDSPGRPAR; encoded by the coding sequence ATGACCGACATCGATCTCGCCGACGCCATCGAGTCCGTACGGGACCAGCTCGTCGACGCCGCCACCCGCGCCCACGGCAAGCCCGTCGCCTTCGAAGTGGGCGACATCGAGATGGAGTTCACGATCGAGCTCCGCAAGGAGGTGAAGGGCGGGACCAAGGCCAAGGCCTGGGTCGTCGAGGCCGGCGCCGACGCCTCCCGCACCCGGGGCGACACCCACCGCGTCTGCTTCACCCTGAAGCCCCGGAACGCCACGACGAACGGGCCCTGGCTCGTCGGCAACGACGACGCCGGCGACACCTCCGACTTCGGGAACACGCCCGACTCCCCTGGCAGGCCCGCGCGTTGA
- the nadC gene encoding carboxylating nicotinate-nucleotide diphosphorylase: MTTPEEARPQPVDVPLIQINTVSSDEEAGGCGDGCGCGGGEEFECGLDPALAELLADAGLDPVQVEDIAHLAIAEDLDGGVDVTTVATVPEDAVATADFTAREAGVVAGLRVAEAVLSIVCDDEFEVERHVEDGERVEAGQVLLSVTARTRDLLTGERSALNILCRLSGIATATRAWADVLEGTKAKVRDTRKTTPGLRALEKYAVRCGGGVNHRMSLSDAALVKDNHVVAAGGVAEAFKAVRELFPELPIEVEVDTMDQVREVLEAGADLILLDNFTPAETEEAVALVAGRAVLESSGRLTLETAAAYAATGVDYLAVGGLTHSSPILDIGLDLREVRA; encoded by the coding sequence GTGACCACGCCCGAGGAAGCCCGTCCCCAGCCCGTGGACGTCCCTCTCATCCAGATCAACACGGTTTCCTCCGACGAGGAGGCCGGTGGCTGCGGCGACGGCTGTGGCTGCGGCGGCGGCGAGGAGTTCGAGTGCGGGCTCGACCCCGCGCTCGCCGAGCTGCTCGCGGACGCCGGTCTCGACCCCGTACAGGTCGAGGACATCGCCCACCTCGCGATCGCCGAGGACCTCGACGGCGGCGTCGACGTGACGACCGTGGCGACCGTCCCGGAGGACGCCGTCGCCACCGCGGACTTCACCGCCCGCGAGGCCGGCGTCGTGGCGGGTCTGCGGGTCGCCGAGGCCGTGCTCTCGATCGTCTGCGACGACGAGTTCGAGGTCGAGCGGCACGTCGAGGACGGCGAGCGCGTCGAGGCCGGACAGGTGCTCCTCAGCGTCACCGCCCGCACCCGCGACCTGCTCACCGGCGAGCGCAGCGCGCTCAACATCCTGTGCCGCCTCTCCGGCATCGCCACCGCCACGCGCGCGTGGGCGGACGTCCTGGAGGGCACGAAGGCCAAGGTCCGCGACACCCGCAAGACCACGCCGGGCCTGCGCGCCCTGGAGAAGTACGCGGTCCGCTGCGGCGGTGGCGTCAACCACCGCATGTCGCTCTCCGACGCGGCCCTGGTGAAGGACAACCACGTGGTGGCGGCCGGCGGCGTGGCCGAGGCCTTCAAGGCCGTGCGCGAGCTGTTCCCCGAGCTGCCCATCGAGGTCGAGGTCGACACGATGGACCAGGTCCGCGAGGTCCTGGAGGCGGGCGCCGACCTGATCCTGCTCGACAACTTCACCCCGGCGGAGACCGAGGAGGCCGTCGCCCTCGTCGCGGGCCGCGCCGTCCTGGAGTCCTCGGGCCGGCTGACCCTGGAGACCGCGGCGGCGTACGCGGCGACCGGCGTGGACTACCTGGCGGTCGGCGGCCTCACCCACTCCTCCCCGATCCTCGACATCGGCCTCGACCTGCGCGAGGTGCGGGCCTGA
- a CDS encoding type III pantothenate kinase — translation MLLTIDVGNTHTVLGLFDGDEIVEHWRISTDPSRTADEMAVLLQGLMGMHPLLGVELSDGIEGIAICATVPSVLHELREVTRRYYGDVPAVLVEPGVKTGVPVLTDNPKEVGADRVINAVAAVELYGGPAIVVDFGTATTYDAITTRGEYAGGAIAPGIEISVEALGVKGAMLRKIELARPRSVIGKNTVEAMQSGIVYGYAGQVDGVVARMKRELVGADGDPSDVTVIATGGLAPMVLADSKEIDEHEPWLTLIGLRLVYERNVSRM, via the coding sequence ATGCTGCTCACCATCGACGTCGGCAACACGCACACGGTCCTCGGTCTCTTCGACGGTGACGAGATCGTCGAGCACTGGCGGATCTCCACCGATCCGAGCCGCACCGCCGACGAGATGGCGGTCCTGCTCCAGGGCCTCATGGGCATGCACCCGCTGCTCGGCGTCGAGCTGAGCGACGGCATCGAGGGGATCGCCATCTGCGCGACGGTCCCCTCGGTGCTCCACGAGCTGCGTGAGGTCACGCGGCGGTACTACGGGGACGTTCCGGCGGTCCTGGTGGAACCGGGCGTCAAGACGGGCGTCCCGGTCCTCACGGACAACCCCAAGGAGGTCGGCGCGGACCGCGTGATCAACGCGGTCGCCGCCGTCGAGCTCTACGGCGGCCCGGCGATCGTCGTCGACTTCGGTACGGCGACGACGTACGACGCGATCACCACGCGCGGGGAGTACGCGGGCGGGGCGATCGCGCCGGGCATCGAGATCTCGGTCGAGGCGCTCGGGGTCAAGGGGGCCATGCTCCGCAAGATCGAGCTGGCCCGGCCGCGCAGCGTCATCGGCAAGAACACCGTCGAGGCGATGCAGTCGGGCATCGTCTACGGCTACGCGGGCCAGGTCGACGGCGTCGTCGCCCGCATGAAGCGGGAGCTCGTCGGCGCGGACGGCGACCCGTCGGACGTGACGGTGATCGCGACGGGCGGCCTGGCGCCGATGGTCCTCGCGGACTCCAAGGAGATCGACGAGCACGAGCCCTGGCTGACCCTGATCGGCCTGCGCCTGGTCTACGAGCGGAACGTCTCCCGCATGTGA
- a CDS encoding histone-like nucleoid-structuring protein Lsr2, with product MAQKVQVLLVDDLDGVEADETVTFALDGKTYEIDLTTANAEKLRGLLEPYTTSGRRTGGRTTGGRGKGRAVATGSQDTAKIRAWAKENGMNVNDRGRVPADIKAAYEDANR from the coding sequence GTGGCACAGAAGGTTCAGGTCCTTCTTGTCGACGACCTCGACGGCGTCGAGGCGGACGAGACCGTGACGTTCGCGCTGGACGGCAAGACCTACGAGATCGACCTCACCACCGCCAACGCGGAAAAGCTCCGTGGCCTGCTCGAGCCGTACACCACGAGCGGGCGCCGCACCGGCGGCCGTACCACCGGTGGACGCGGCAAGGGCCGCGCGGTGGCGACGGGCAGCCAGGACACCGCGAAGATTCGCGCGTGGGCCAAGGAGAACGGCATGAACGTGAACGACCGTGGTCGCGTTCCCGCCGACATCAAGGCCGCTTACGAGGACGCGAACCGCTGA
- a CDS encoding ATP-dependent Clp protease ATP-binding subunit — protein sequence MFERFTDRARRVVVLAQEEARMLNHNYIGTEHILLGLIHEGEGVAAKALESLGISLEAVRQQVEEIIGQGQQAPSGHIPFTPRAKKVLELSLREALQLGHNYIGTEHILLGLIREGEGVAAQVLVKLGADLNRVRQQVIQLLSGYQGKEAATAGGPAEGTPSTSLVLDQFGRNLTQAARESKLDPVIGREKEIERVMQVLSRRTKNNPVLIGEPGVGKTAVVEGLAQAIVKGEVPETLKDKHLYTLDLGALVAGSRYRGDFEERLKKVLKEIRTRGDIILFIDELHTLVGAGAAEGAIDAASILKPMLARGELQTIGATTLDEYRKYLEKDAALERRFQPIQVAEPSLPHTIEILKGLRDRYEAHHRVSITDEALVQAATLADRYISDRFLPDKAIDLIDEAGSRMRIRRMTAPPDLREFDEKIAGVRRDKESAIDSQDFEKAASLRDKEKQLLAAKAKREKEWKAGDMDVVAEVDGDLIAEVLATATGIPVFKLTEEESSRLLRMEDELHKRVIGQKDAVIGLSRAIRRTRAGLKDPKRPGGSFIFAGPSGVGKTELSKALAEFLFGDEDAMISLDMSEFSEKHTVSRLFGSPPGYVGYEEGGQLTEKVRRKPFSVVLFDEVEKAHPDIFNSLLQILEDGRLTDSQGRVVDFKNTVIIMTTNLGTRDISKGFNLGFAAQGDTKSNYERMKAKVSDELKQHFRPEFLNRVDDIIVFPQLTQDDILQIVDLMIGRVDERLKDRDMGIELSQAAKELLAKKGYDPVMGARPLRRTIQREIEDSLSEKILFGELRPGHIVVVDTEGEGDERTFTFRGEEKTALPDAPPIEATGGTGPNLSKDA from the coding sequence ATGTTCGAGAGGTTCACCGACCGCGCGCGGCGGGTTGTCGTCCTGGCTCAGGAAGAAGCCCGGATGCTCAACCACAACTACATCGGCACCGAGCACATCCTTCTGGGCCTTATCCACGAGGGTGAGGGTGTCGCCGCTAAGGCCCTGGAGAGCCTCGGGATTTCGCTCGAGGCGGTCCGCCAGCAGGTGGAGGAGATCATCGGGCAGGGGCAGCAGGCCCCGTCCGGGCACATCCCCTTCACCCCTCGCGCCAAGAAGGTCCTGGAGCTCTCGCTCCGTGAGGCCCTCCAGCTCGGCCACAACTACATCGGCACCGAGCACATCCTGCTCGGCCTGATCCGCGAGGGCGAGGGCGTCGCCGCCCAGGTCCTCGTGAAGCTGGGCGCCGACCTCAACCGGGTGCGGCAGCAGGTCATCCAGCTGCTCTCCGGCTACCAGGGCAAGGAAGCCGCCACTGCCGGCGGTCCTGCCGAGGGCACCCCCTCGACGTCCCTGGTCCTCGACCAGTTCGGCCGCAACCTCACCCAGGCGGCCCGCGAATCCAAGCTCGACCCGGTCATCGGGCGCGAGAAGGAGATCGAGCGGGTCATGCAGGTGCTGTCCCGCCGCACCAAGAACAACCCGGTCCTCATCGGCGAGCCCGGCGTCGGCAAGACCGCCGTCGTCGAGGGCCTGGCGCAGGCCATCGTCAAGGGCGAGGTGCCCGAGACCCTCAAGGACAAGCACCTCTACACCCTCGACCTCGGCGCGCTGGTCGCCGGCTCCCGCTACCGCGGTGACTTCGAGGAGCGCCTGAAGAAGGTCCTCAAGGAGATCCGCACCCGCGGCGACATCATCCTGTTCATCGACGAGCTCCACACCCTCGTGGGTGCGGGTGCCGCCGAGGGCGCGATCGACGCCGCCAGCATCCTCAAGCCGATGCTGGCCCGCGGTGAGCTCCAGACCATCGGTGCGACCACGCTGGACGAGTACCGGAAGTACCTGGAGAAGGACGCGGCCCTCGAGCGCCGCTTCCAGCCCATCCAGGTCGCCGAGCCGTCGCTGCCGCACACCATCGAGATCCTCAAGGGTCTGCGCGACCGGTACGAGGCCCACCACCGGGTCTCCATCACCGACGAGGCCCTCGTCCAGGCCGCGACCCTGGCCGACCGGTACATCTCGGACCGCTTCCTCCCGGACAAGGCGATCGACCTGATCGACGAGGCCGGCTCCCGGATGCGCATCCGCCGGATGACCGCGCCGCCGGACCTCCGCGAGTTCGACGAGAAGATCGCCGGCGTCCGCCGCGACAAGGAGTCCGCGATCGACTCGCAGGACTTCGAGAAGGCCGCCTCGCTCCGTGACAAGGAGAAGCAGCTCCTCGCCGCGAAGGCCAAGCGCGAGAAGGAGTGGAAGGCCGGCGACATGGACGTCGTGGCCGAGGTCGACGGCGATCTGATCGCCGAGGTCCTCGCGACGGCCACCGGCATCCCGGTCTTCAAGCTGACCGAGGAGGAGTCCAGCCGCCTGCTCCGCATGGAGGACGAGCTCCACAAGCGCGTCATCGGGCAGAAGGACGCCGTCATCGGCCTCTCGCGGGCCATCCGCCGTACGCGTGCCGGTCTGAAGGACCCGAAGCGCCCCGGTGGCTCGTTCATCTTCGCCGGTCCGTCCGGTGTCGGTAAGACCGAGCTTTCGAAGGCGCTCGCCGAATTCCTCTTCGGCGACGAGGACGCGATGATCTCCCTCGACATGTCGGAGTTCAGCGAGAAGCACACGGTTTCCCGTCTCTTCGGTTCGCCGCCCGGATACGTCGGCTACGAAGAGGGCGGCCAGCTCACCGAGAAGGTGCGCCGCAAGCCGTTCTCCGTCGTGCTCTTCGACGAGGTCGAGAAGGCCCACCCCGATATCTTCAATTCCCTTCTCCAGATCCTGGAGGACGGTCGCCTGACCGACTCCCAGGGCCGGGTCGTGGACTTCAAGAACACGGTCATCATCATGACGACCAACCTCGGGACCAGGGACATCTCGAAGGGCTTCAACCTGGGCTTCGCCGCCCAGGGCGACACGAAGTCCAACTACGAGCGGATGAAGGCGAAGGTCAGCGACGAGCTGAAGCAGCACTTCCGCCCGGAGTTCCTCAACCGTGTGGACGACATCATCGTCTTCCCGCAGCTGACCCAGGACGACATCCTCCAGATCGTCGACCTGATGATCGGCCGCGTCGACGAGCGCCTCAAGGACCGGGACATGGGCATCGAGCTCTCCCAGGCCGCGAAGGAGCTGCTCGCCAAGAAGGGCTACGACCCCGTGATGGGCGCCCGGCCGCTGCGCCGGACGATCCAGCGCGAGATCGAGGACTCGCTGTCGGAGAAGATCCTCTTCGGCGAGCTGCGCCCCGGTCACATCGTGGTCGTGGACACGGAGGGCGAGGGCGACGAGCGCACCTTCACCTTCCGCGGCGAGGAGAAGACGGCCCTGCCGGACGCCCCGCCGATCGAGGCGACGGGCGGCACGGGCCCGAACCTGTCGAAGGACGCGTAA
- a CDS encoding SCO3374 family protein, protein MAFTVPLPRTPIDGGLARWYEQELGWAAVAGPPVQLVTGLRFDVLELPAAAGRGVLRRMGPATGPVALLGRRMRLLVAAGSAEELPGLLDWLEWGGISLDLAVLGTDGRMTAPLPPGRGGSGAPGAAVWLRAPAPGREVESSLPALRSAPWGGAAAPCLVRLVAAAAAECHRVRLLSARALGPAAQQLPPQRFASS, encoded by the coding sequence ATGGCCTTCACCGTCCCGCTCCCCCGTACGCCGATCGACGGCGGTCTGGCGCGGTGGTACGAGCAGGAGCTCGGCTGGGCGGCGGTGGCCGGCCCGCCGGTGCAGCTGGTCACGGGGCTGCGCTTCGACGTCCTGGAGCTGCCCGCGGCGGCCGGCCGCGGTGTGCTGCGCAGGATGGGCCCGGCGACGGGTCCGGTCGCCCTGCTGGGGCGACGGATGCGGTTGCTCGTGGCCGCGGGGAGCGCGGAGGAGCTACCGGGCCTGCTCGACTGGCTCGAGTGGGGCGGGATCTCGCTGGATCTCGCCGTGCTGGGCACCGACGGCCGGATGACCGCACCCCTTCCCCCGGGGCGGGGCGGATCCGGCGCGCCGGGCGCCGCCGTGTGGCTGCGGGCCCCGGCACCGGGCCGCGAGGTCGAGTCCTCGCTGCCGGCGCTGCGGTCCGCGCCGTGGGGCGGTGCGGCCGCCCCTTGCTTGGTGCGTCTCGTGGCCGCCGCTGCCGCGGAGTGCCACCGGGTGCGGCTGCTGAGTGCCCGGGCCCTGGGGCCGGCGGCTCAGCAGCTGCCGCCTCAGCGGTTCGCGTCCTCGTAA
- a CDS encoding NACHT domain-containing protein — protein sequence MTAPLPSPSVRLPVVVHSEQHGQQGSGVLLTDDTVLTCAHVLRSAYSARVSVPGRGESVLCQVIWSDQRLDAALLQSPESLLAMPGEVAHHDTYRAKVSLLATDRPLPDCEILGYPRVQRYGNGRLESDQYRGTLLPLAGLVRRTMVVELDVPPATEPADGSSPLAGLSGGPVVAGDGLLGIVREVPRGRGHRRVECVPLHAIAADADFLAAFTQATGRDFPSLTALTRHSSTDSPYEQEYGEAVGTAYRRTRVFGLDELRRRAAEWDLDTAYLSLEAAAKEHDTAPVPQRIDELLASRPRVLLRGDAGAGKTTLVWWLAAHAAAGTLGPQLAELNGLVPFVVPLRTLRTRGSGFPSPAELPATAGLMVDSPPDGWAGRVLSGGRALLLVDGLDEVSQEDREAAHTWLSGLLARFPRTRCVATVRPLAVEPEWLAAEGFEELTLLPMRDQDIQAFVTAWHDAARLDGEDPEVLTSLEQDLRQQFRNNPALSDLARTPLLCAVICALHRLREGFLPETRWALYDSALQMLLGTRDDRRRIDAPDGIRMSVEEHRQLLQRLAAWLVRGGQTEFTREQALHRLNRALPGMPQVAAQGTPDQILTHLLNRSGLLQERTDDVFQIAHRTFQDFLAAKEFVEDDLVSELLRHAWEEQWHDVLLLAAGHCSRRELPVLVEGLLTAAGSTASDWDLRTTLYVLAALCAQHAAWLSEPVRDRVRDGVTSVMPPRSPEQVYELARLGPYVLPLLPSPHPDGRFDEHVIEVICAVGGAEAVPYARGFVDSQVAHGLAVSWRSFPLALYAREVLARLDLDRTLLFVSTRAELAHLDLLGPVARVAFSGDFTGEELARAVISLRPRLVEILSNTVLDGLEWLRDSGATPGSLMLQNCPGVSSLVPLAGMDGLESVHLRDVPLRPGGVLALADVPGLQTVSLPASQVDSHELSALYAARPDLDLRTT from the coding sequence TTGACGGCCCCCCTACCGAGCCCCTCCGTACGGCTCCCCGTCGTCGTCCACTCCGAGCAGCACGGACAGCAGGGGAGCGGAGTCCTGCTCACCGACGACACCGTCCTCACCTGCGCCCATGTGCTGCGGAGCGCCTACTCGGCCCGGGTGTCCGTGCCCGGCCGTGGCGAGTCGGTTCTCTGTCAGGTGATCTGGTCGGACCAGCGACTCGACGCGGCGCTCCTCCAATCCCCGGAGAGCCTGCTCGCCATGCCCGGCGAGGTCGCACACCACGATACGTACCGGGCGAAGGTCAGCCTGCTCGCCACCGACCGGCCCCTGCCCGACTGCGAGATCCTCGGCTACCCCCGTGTGCAGCGGTACGGAAACGGGCGACTGGAGAGCGATCAGTACCGGGGCACGCTCCTCCCCCTCGCCGGCCTCGTCCGCCGCACGATGGTCGTCGAGCTCGACGTGCCCCCGGCCACCGAACCCGCGGACGGCAGCTCGCCCCTCGCCGGTCTTTCGGGTGGGCCCGTCGTCGCCGGCGACGGACTGCTCGGCATCGTCAGGGAGGTCCCGCGCGGCCGCGGCCACCGGCGGGTCGAGTGCGTCCCCCTGCACGCCATCGCCGCCGACGCCGACTTCCTCGCCGCCTTCACCCAGGCCACCGGGCGGGACTTCCCCTCGCTCACCGCCCTCACCCGGCACAGCTCGACCGACTCCCCCTACGAGCAGGAGTACGGGGAGGCCGTCGGCACCGCCTACCGCCGCACACGGGTCTTCGGCCTCGACGAACTCCGCAGACGCGCCGCCGAATGGGACCTGGACACCGCCTACCTCTCGCTGGAGGCCGCTGCGAAGGAGCACGACACCGCTCCTGTCCCCCAGCGCATCGACGAACTCCTCGCCTCTCGCCCGCGCGTCCTCCTCCGGGGCGACGCCGGCGCCGGCAAGACCACCCTGGTCTGGTGGCTCGCCGCCCACGCGGCCGCCGGTACCCTCGGCCCCCAACTCGCCGAACTGAACGGCCTCGTCCCCTTCGTCGTCCCGCTCCGGACCCTCCGGACCCGCGGCTCCGGATTCCCCTCACCCGCCGAGCTTCCCGCGACGGCGGGCCTGATGGTCGACTCCCCGCCCGACGGCTGGGCCGGCCGGGTCCTGTCCGGCGGACGGGCGCTGCTGCTCGTCGACGGCCTCGACGAGGTGTCCCAGGAGGACCGCGAGGCCGCACACACCTGGCTCTCGGGGCTCCTCGCGAGGTTCCCCCGGACCCGCTGCGTGGCGACCGTGCGGCCGCTCGCCGTGGAGCCGGAGTGGCTGGCGGCCGAGGGCTTCGAGGAGCTGACGCTCCTGCCCATGCGGGACCAGGACATCCAGGCGTTCGTCACCGCCTGGCACGACGCCGCCCGCCTCGACGGCGAGGACCCGGAGGTCCTGACGAGCCTCGAACAGGACCTGCGCCAGCAGTTCCGGAACAACCCGGCACTCTCCGACCTGGCCCGTACCCCGCTCCTCTGCGCGGTCATCTGCGCACTCCACCGCTTACGGGAGGGCTTCCTGCCCGAGACCCGCTGGGCGCTGTACGACTCCGCCCTGCAGATGCTGCTCGGCACCCGCGACGACCGGCGCCGGATCGACGCCCCCGACGGCATCCGGATGTCGGTGGAGGAGCACCGACAGCTCCTCCAGCGTCTGGCGGCCTGGCTGGTCCGGGGCGGCCAGACGGAGTTCACCCGGGAACAGGCACTGCACCGGCTGAACCGCGCACTGCCGGGGATGCCGCAGGTCGCCGCACAGGGAACGCCCGACCAGATCCTCACTCACCTGCTCAACCGCAGCGGCCTGCTCCAGGAGCGGACAGACGACGTCTTCCAGATCGCACACCGCACGTTCCAGGACTTCCTCGCGGCGAAGGAGTTCGTGGAGGACGACCTCGTGTCGGAGCTCCTGCGCCACGCGTGGGAGGAGCAATGGCACGACGTCCTCCTGCTCGCGGCCGGCCACTGCTCGCGCCGCGAGCTGCCCGTGCTCGTCGAGGGGCTGCTCACGGCGGCGGGCTCGACCGCGTCGGACTGGGATCTGAGGACCACGCTGTACGTGCTGGCGGCGCTGTGCGCCCAGCACGCGGCGTGGCTGTCCGAACCTGTTCGCGACCGCGTCCGGGACGGGGTGACGTCGGTAATGCCGCCACGGAGTCCGGAGCAGGTGTACGAGCTGGCCCGGCTCGGCCCGTACGTCCTGCCGCTGCTGCCCAGCCCCCACCCGGACGGCCGGTTCGACGAGCATGTGATCGAGGTGATCTGCGCGGTCGGGGGCGCGGAGGCCGTCCCGTATGCCCGCGGTTTCGTGGATTCTCAGGTCGCCCACGGCCTGGCCGTCAGCTGGCGGTCCTTTCCCCTCGCCCTCTATGCCCGCGAGGTCCTGGCCCGCCTCGACCTGGACAGGACTCTGCTGTTCGTCTCGACGCGGGCGGAGCTCGCGCACCTGGATCTGCTCGGACCCGTCGCGCGTGTGGCCTTCAGCGGCGACTTCACCGGCGAGGAACTCGCCCGAGCGGTGATCTCCCTGCGCCCCCGGCTGGTCGAGATCCTCAGCAACACCGTTCTGGACGGCCTTGAGTGGCTCCGGGACAGCGGTGCGACACCCGGGAGTCTGATGCTCCAGAACTGCCCGGGAGTGTCCAGTCTGGTCCCGCTCGCCGGGATGGACGGCTTGGAATCGGTCCACCTCCGAGACGTGCCCCTGAGGCCCGGCGGCGTACTAGCCCTCGCTGACGTACCTGGGCTGCAAACCGTCAGCCTGCCGGCCTCGCAGGTCGACTCGCACGAGTTGTCGGCCCTGTACGCGGCGCGACCCGACCTCGATCTCCGTACCACCTGA